One window from the genome of Hoplias malabaricus isolate fHopMal1 chromosome 18, fHopMal1.hap1, whole genome shotgun sequence encodes:
- the nr2f1b gene encoding nuclear receptor subfamily 2 group F member 1-B — translation MLVGVWRDPQEGLARVTLDCSSASPTSHALHAGEPSRLGGAGQHKAAGQQNEQQNGQQSGQQSGQNGPNQHIECVVCGDKSSGKHYGQFTCEGCKSFFKRSVRRNLTYTCRANRSCPVDQHHRNQCQYCRLKKCLKVGMRREAVQRGRVAPSQSNAGHFTLTNGDALNGHCYLSGFISLLLRAEPYPASRYGSQCMQAGNLAGIENICELAARLLFSAVEWARNIPFFPELQIPDQVSLLRLAWSELFVLNAAQCSMPLHAAPLLAAAGLHASPMAADRVVAFMDHIRFFQEQVEKLKALNVDSAEFSCAKAIVLFTSDACGLSDVPHIESVQEKCQCALEEYVRSQYPSQPARFGKLLLRLPALRMVSSSVIEQLFFVRLVGKTPIETLIRDMLLSGSSFNWPYMTIQ, via the exons ATGCTGGTCGGAGTGTGGAGAGATCCGCAAGAGGGTCTGGCGCGAGTGACTCTGGACTGCTCGAGCGCGTCGCCCACGTCTCACGCGCTGCACGCGGGAGAGCCCTCCAGACTCGGAGGAGCTGGACAGCACAAAGCGGCCGGACAACAGAATGAACAACAGAATGGACAGCAGAGTGGACAGCAGAGTGGACAAAACGGGCCGAACCAGCACATCGAGTGCGTTGTGTGTGGAGACAAGTCCAGCGGGAAACACTACGGCCAGTTCACCTGCGAGGGCTGCAAGAGCTTCTTCAAGCGTAGCGTCCGCCGCAACTTAACCTACACCTGCCGCGCCAACCGGAGCTGCCCCGTGGACCAGCACCACCGGAACCAGTGCCAGTACTGCCGCCTCAAGAAGTGCCTGAAAGTGGGCATGAGGCGGGAAG CGGTTCAGAGAGGCCGAGTGGCTCCGAGTCAGTCCAACGCGGGTCACTTCACGCTCACCAACGGCGACGCTTTGAACGGCCACTGCTATCTGTCAGGCTTCATCTCCCTGCTGCTGCGCGCCGAGCCGTACCCCGCGTCCCGCTACGGCAGCCAGTGCATGCAGGCGGGCAACCTCGCAGGCATCGAGAACATCTGCGAGCTGGCGGCGCGCTTGCTCTTCAGCGCGGTGGAGTGGGCGCGGAATATCCCGTTCTTCCCGGAGCTGCAGATCCCGGACCAGGTGTCTTTGCTGCGGCTGGCCTGGAGCGAGCTGTTCGTACTGAACGCGGCGCAGTGCTCCATGCCTCTGCACGCCGCGCCTCTGCTGGCCGCCGCCGGTCTTCACGCCTCGCCCATGGCCGCCGACAGGGTCGTGGCCTTCATGGACCACATTCGCTTCTTCCAGGAGCAAGTGGAGAAGCTCAAGGCCTTGAACGTCGACTCGGCCGAGTTCAGCTGCGCCAAAGCCATCGTGCTCTTTACATCAG ACGCCTGTGGTCTTTCAGACGTGCCTCACATCGAGAGCGTGCAGGAGAAGTGTCAGTGCGCTCTGGAGGAGTATGTGCGGAGTCAGTACCCCTCTCAGCCCGCGCGCTTCGGAAAGCTCTTGCTGCGCCTCCCGGCGCTGCGCATGGTCTCCTCCTCCGTTATCGAGCAGCTATTCTTCGTGCGCCTGGTCGGTAAGACCCCCATCGAGACGCTCATCAGGGACATGCTGCTGTCCGGCAGCAGCTTCAACTGGCCATACATGACCATCCAGTGA